A region of Moorena producens PAL-8-15-08-1 DNA encodes the following proteins:
- a CDS encoding helix-turn-helix domain-containing protein: MNKCVCTTEAASLLGISSRRLRQLLESGRVRGAYKSGKFWIIPLFNNLPQITKGSRGPKGKWRTNRPPAIAKINVNRNNIGSNIHKSPEERKPVISVKRSGNNIYGNQVEILGPCRIVYNPDKPLSCGARLWIETFSDVHFIGGSFPAS; this comes from the coding sequence ATGAACAAGTGTGTTTGTACTACCGAAGCAGCATCTCTATTAGGTATTTCTTCTCGGCGATTGCGCCAACTTCTAGAGTCTGGGCGAGTTAGGGGTGCTTATAAAAGTGGGAAATTCTGGATTATTCCCTTGTTTAACAATCTGCCCCAAATAACTAAAGGCTCTAGAGGACCAAAAGGCAAATGGCGCACTAATCGTCCTCCGGCTATAGCTAAAATCAATGTCAATCGCAATAATATTGGCTCGAATATCCACAAAAGCCCCGAAGAACGGAAGCCAGTGATTTCCGTAAAACGCAGCGGCAACAATATATACGGCAACCAGGTAGAAATCCTTGGCCCGTGCCGCATTGTCTATAACCCGGATAAACCACTATCATGTGGTGCTCGTCTATGGATCGAGACCTTCAGTGATGTCCACTTCATTGGTGGCAGTTTCCCTGCCAGCTAA
- a CDS encoding photosystem II reaction center protein K: protein MEAALVLGTLPEAYSIFGPVVDVLPVIPVFFLLLAFVWQAAVGFR, encoded by the coding sequence ATGGAAGCTGCACTCGTGTTAGGAACATTACCCGAAGCTTACTCTATTTTTGGTCCAGTGGTGGACGTTCTACCAGTTATCCCTGTATTCTTCTTGCTGTTAGCCTTTGTCTGGCAAGCCGCCGTGGGTTTCCGGTAA
- the tgt gene encoding tRNA guanosine(34) transglycosylase Tgt, translating to MNQQKINFSFQCQASCSHTKARAGVFVTPHGVVETPRFMPVGTLATVKTLTPAQLEVAGAQMVLANTYHLHLQPGEAIIKKAGGLHRFMGWNGPILTDSGGFQVFSLSQLRTITEEGVRFKSPRDGRMIDITPERCMEIQHALGADVIMAFDECPPYPAERTEVELATQRTYRWLKRCIVAHNRPNAQALFGIVQGGVYLDLRQKAAESLVELDLPGYAIGGVSVGEPAELIHQIVETTAPLLPWHKPRYLMGVGTYREMVLAIASGIDLFDCVIPTRLGRHGTALVQGERWNLKNARFREDFSPLDASCPCYCCQNFSRAYLNHLVRSRESLGYMLLSHHNVTELIRFTQAIRAAILSDQFTTQFARWLFTSC from the coding sequence TTGAATCAACAGAAAATTAATTTTTCATTTCAATGTCAGGCTTCCTGTAGCCACACTAAAGCAAGAGCTGGGGTGTTTGTGACCCCCCATGGTGTGGTGGAAACTCCCAGGTTTATGCCAGTAGGCACCCTAGCAACGGTAAAAACTCTAACACCAGCCCAGTTAGAGGTAGCTGGGGCCCAAATGGTTTTGGCTAATACCTATCATCTCCATCTGCAACCAGGAGAAGCCATCATTAAAAAAGCCGGTGGGCTGCATCGATTTATGGGTTGGAACGGACCAATCTTGACTGATTCTGGTGGCTTTCAGGTGTTTAGCTTGAGTCAGCTCCGTACTATTACTGAAGAGGGGGTGAGGTTTAAATCTCCTCGGGATGGGCGGATGATTGATATAACCCCAGAACGGTGTATGGAAATTCAGCATGCCTTGGGAGCAGATGTGATCATGGCATTTGATGAGTGTCCCCCCTATCCAGCTGAGCGAACTGAGGTGGAATTAGCAACTCAACGAACCTATCGCTGGCTCAAACGCTGTATTGTTGCTCACAATCGCCCCAATGCACAAGCTTTGTTTGGTATAGTTCAGGGTGGGGTGTACCTAGATTTGCGTCAAAAGGCTGCCGAATCCTTGGTCGAGTTGGATTTACCAGGTTATGCCATTGGTGGTGTCAGTGTGGGGGAACCAGCTGAATTGATTCACCAAATTGTCGAGACAACTGCTCCATTACTGCCATGGCATAAGCCTCGTTATCTGATGGGGGTCGGTACCTACAGGGAAATGGTTTTAGCGATCGCATCTGGCATAGACTTGTTTGACTGCGTTATTCCCACTCGCCTGGGACGTCATGGTACTGCCTTAGTGCAGGGGGAACGCTGGAACTTGAAAAATGCCCGGTTTCGGGAAGATTTTTCCCCCTTAGATGCCAGTTGTCCTTGCTATTGCTGTCAGAATTTCAGTCGTGCTTATCTGAACCATTTAGTGCGATCGCGTGAATCTCTAGGCTATATGTTACTCTCTCACCACAATGTGACTGAGCTAATTCGGTTTACTCAAGCGATCAGGGCAGCGATCTTAAGTGATCAATTCACTACACAATTTGCTCGTTGGCTGTTCACTTCATGTTAA
- a CDS encoding CHASE2 domain-containing serine/threonine-protein kinase — protein MSAQLVKVATEESPNKSKLSPQEENPSPPPPKPAKTWSRLKRLGKYVGINPALVASLAVTGLMLGSKHLGMLQFFELKAFDRMIELRPALPPDDRILVVEVTEPDLKGTTAPGGSSIKDAVMYEVLQKLEQHKPAVIGVDIFRDSPVGPGNAEFNELLQSSDRIIPICYRGQSEASSVAAPPKISPHRVGFVNLLEDPDGIVRRAPLYFENTSISGCTTRLAFGFQLARSYLEQQGIKPENISPKQMKLGKTVYNKISPTAGGYQKGDTGGYQILLNYRSADHLADTVTLSKVLKEEIEPDLVKDRIVLIGMNAPSIKNDDFLTPYSFAQKESKHMQGVMIHGQIVSQLLSGALGERRGQFWFWSEWTEGLWLWGWTLIGGVLVGVSRNTRQLVLSESIALGILVGTSYLLFLNSGWIPVVAPALALILSGTGVMTYTGYKAKQESIKAEQERRKIEAKAQEQEQNLALLQALLKEKNETTSSANTTKTIPIPQTDLSQEDATAIWNPTAGADSDGTSVEYRPQHNLLAGRYQTKRVLGSGGFGLVHLAEDTQRPGSPQCVVKQLKPARSDPQFLKIARRLFSTEADILEILGNHLKIPRLLAYFEEDQVFYLVEEYIPGQSLSDELPVDKRLGVKEVADILKDILEILVFIHKYGVIHRDIKPGNIIRRQTDGQLVLIDFGAVKQIKSPEQSEEKNDTVAIGSRGYAPPEQLAGHPSFNSDIYALGMIGIQGLTGIRPYHLPISPETGEVIWRNLADVPEEFAQIIEKMVSYHFADRYKSAEVILQDLSKVIGG, from the coding sequence ATGAGTGCTCAGCTGGTAAAAGTGGCGACAGAAGAGTCACCAAACAAATCAAAACTTAGCCCCCAAGAGGAAAATCCCTCCCCCCCGCCACCAAAACCGGCGAAAACTTGGTCGCGGCTGAAACGCTTGGGAAAATATGTTGGGATAAACCCAGCATTGGTAGCGAGTTTGGCCGTAACTGGTTTAATGCTAGGGTCTAAGCACCTAGGAATGTTACAGTTTTTTGAGTTAAAGGCTTTCGACCGGATGATAGAGCTGCGACCAGCTTTACCTCCCGATGACCGCATCTTAGTAGTAGAGGTGACTGAGCCAGATTTAAAAGGCACAACAGCTCCAGGAGGGTCTTCAATCAAAGATGCTGTAATGTATGAGGTATTACAGAAGCTGGAGCAACATAAACCCGCCGTTATTGGTGTGGATATCTTTCGAGACAGTCCGGTAGGACCGGGTAATGCTGAATTTAATGAACTACTGCAAAGTAGCGATCGCATAATTCCAATTTGCTATCGGGGTCAATCAGAAGCATCCAGTGTTGCAGCCCCCCCAAAGATTTCTCCGCATCGTGTCGGCTTTGTTAATCTACTTGAAGACCCCGATGGAATCGTCCGGCGGGCTCCATTATATTTTGAGAATACCAGCATCTCAGGTTGCACCACCAGATTAGCATTTGGCTTTCAGTTAGCGCGAAGCTATTTGGAACAGCAGGGAATCAAGCCCGAAAACATCTCCCCAAAACAGATGAAGCTAGGAAAAACAGTCTATAACAAGATATCTCCTACTGCTGGAGGTTACCAAAAGGGAGATACGGGAGGCTACCAAATTTTATTGAATTACCGCTCTGCTGATCACCTTGCCGATACCGTTACCTTAAGTAAGGTGCTGAAAGAGGAGATTGAACCGGACTTGGTCAAAGACCGGATTGTCCTAATCGGTATGAATGCTCCTAGTATTAAAAATGATGACTTCTTAACACCCTACAGTTTTGCTCAAAAAGAAAGCAAGCATATGCAAGGAGTCATGATACATGGTCAAATCGTGAGTCAACTGCTCAGTGGCGCACTTGGAGAGAGAAGAGGACAGTTTTGGTTTTGGTCTGAGTGGACAGAAGGCTTGTGGCTTTGGGGTTGGACACTAATCGGGGGCGTGTTAGTTGGGGTAAGCCGCAACACTCGACAGTTAGTACTGTCTGAGAGTATTGCTTTAGGTATTTTGGTAGGAACATCCTACCTGCTATTTCTCAACTCAGGATGGATACCTGTCGTGGCACCTGCGTTGGCATTAATCCTTTCGGGTACTGGTGTAATGACTTACACCGGTTACAAAGCTAAACAGGAGAGCATAAAAGCAGAGCAAGAGCGCCGCAAAATTGAAGCAAAAGCTCAAGAACAGGAACAGAACTTAGCCCTGTTACAGGCGTTGTTGAAGGAAAAAAACGAAACCACCTCCAGCGCTAACACCACCAAAACTATACCGATACCACAAACCGATTTATCTCAAGAAGATGCCACAGCAATTTGGAACCCAACAGCAGGTGCAGACTCTGATGGCACATCGGTAGAGTACCGACCCCAACATAACCTCCTAGCTGGACGCTACCAAACCAAGCGTGTTCTCGGTTCGGGTGGGTTTGGTCTAGTCCATCTAGCAGAAGATACTCAGCGACCTGGTTCACCCCAGTGTGTGGTCAAGCAATTGAAACCGGCTCGTAGCGATCCGCAATTCTTGAAAATTGCCAGACGCCTATTCAGCACTGAAGCAGACATATTAGAAATTTTGGGTAATCATTTAAAGATTCCTCGACTACTAGCTTATTTTGAAGAAGATCAAGTATTTTACTTAGTGGAAGAATATATTCCCGGTCAGTCCCTTAGTGACGAATTACCAGTAGATAAACGGCTTGGAGTGAAGGAAGTCGCAGATATACTGAAAGATATTTTAGAAATTCTCGTCTTTATCCACAAATACGGCGTCATCCACCGGGATATCAAACCTGGCAATATTATCCGTCGTCAAACTGATGGTCAACTGGTACTAATTGACTTCGGAGCAGTTAAACAGATTAAAAGCCCAGAGCAAAGTGAGGAAAAAAATGATACGGTTGCCATTGGCTCTCGTGGTTATGCCCCACCAGAGCAATTAGCGGGACACCCCAGTTTCAATAGTGATATTTATGCTTTAGGTATGATTGGGATTCAAGGATTAACTGGAATTCGTCCCTATCATTTGCCCATTTCCCCAGAAACTGGTGAAGTGATCTGGCGCAACCTGGCAGATGTACCTGAAGAATTTGCCCAAATTATAGAAAAGATGGTAAGCTATCATTTCGCTGACAGATACAAGTCAGCTGAAGTAATCCTGCAGGATTTGTCCAAAGTGATTGGTGGGTGA
- a CDS encoding YggS family pyridoxal phosphate-dependent enzyme codes for MTTPITDNIQQIRQQLKPNVRLIAVSKTVSVDKMREAYNAGIRDFGENRLQEACAKQEQLQDLEDISWHFIGHLQKNKTKLAVQTMDWIHSVDDLKLAQSLNRRANELDKRLKVCLQIKILPDPNKYGWSVEQLLETLPELEACDCLDIQGLMTILPLGLSEAEIFDAFVDVAKFKEQLNQTTHLNLKEVSMGMSGDYLQAIQAGATMIRLGSKIFGKRQ; via the coding sequence ATGACTACACCTATTACTGATAATATCCAGCAGATTCGTCAACAGTTAAAACCTAATGTCCGTTTAATTGCAGTTAGCAAAACCGTATCTGTAGACAAAATGCGGGAAGCCTATAATGCGGGAATTCGGGATTTTGGAGAAAATCGCTTGCAAGAGGCTTGTGCTAAGCAGGAACAGTTACAAGATTTAGAAGATATTTCCTGGCATTTTATCGGTCACTTACAAAAGAATAAAACAAAACTTGCTGTTCAAACAATGGACTGGATCCATTCCGTTGATGATTTAAAATTAGCCCAGAGTTTAAATCGGCGAGCTAATGAGTTAGATAAACGACTTAAGGTTTGTTTACAAATCAAGATATTGCCCGATCCTAATAAATATGGTTGGTCTGTTGAGCAGTTATTAGAAACATTACCAGAATTGGAAGCTTGCGATTGCTTAGATATTCAAGGGTTAATGACAATTCTTCCCTTGGGGTTATCGGAAGCTGAAATTTTTGATGCATTTGTAGACGTTGCTAAATTCAAGGAACAGCTTAATCAAACAACTCATTTAAACTTAAAAGAAGTGTCAATGGGAATGTCGGGAGATTATTTGCAGGCTATTCAAGCAGGGGCAACGATGATTCGCCTAGGGAGCAAAATTTTCGGAAAACGTCAATAG
- a CDS encoding PPC domain-containing protein: MSKAFAAWFSWVMPVAATLLATSVTAPVARAQNLYNPQPISHSKEIVDTLTQKDIPIGDGGFARDYVVTLDAGDQVAIDLHSDNFDTMISVIASDGSMVAENDDGPDGSTNSLLFARITETDEYIIRVRAFGSTGGGTFRLKITRLKPI; the protein is encoded by the coding sequence ATGAGTAAAGCTTTTGCTGCTTGGTTTAGCTGGGTTATGCCTGTGGCAGCAACGTTGTTGGCAACGAGCGTAACTGCACCGGTAGCCAGAGCACAAAACCTGTACAATCCGCAGCCAATTTCCCATAGCAAAGAAATTGTTGACACCCTGACTCAGAAAGATATTCCGATCGGCGACGGTGGCTTTGCCCGAGACTATGTAGTAACTCTTGATGCGGGAGACCAAGTTGCCATCGACCTTCACTCAGACAACTTTGACACGATGATCTCTGTGATAGCTTCTGACGGTTCTATGGTAGCGGAAAATGATGATGGACCTGATGGCAGTACTAACTCCTTGCTATTTGCTCGCATTACTGAGACAGATGAGTACATTATCAGGGTGCGTGCCTTTGGGTCAACGGGCGGTGGCACGTTCAGATTAAAGATAACCCGACTTAAACCAATTTAG
- the cobS gene encoding adenosylcobinamide-GDP ribazoletransferase: protein MKYFTGQQFRQWGRQLFRSLSSAVTFYTILPLPASWGMEFRGIARWAPMIGLLIGGILVILDILLQQLGMPALTRSAVVVVSWVALTGGLHLDGVIDAADGLAVPDPQRRLDVMADSATGAFGAMAACTLFLLKTAALTDIGAYQWAALMGAAAWGRWGQVVAIAFYPYLKPTGKGAFHKPWIRIPQDILLGLFVVLSLSLVPVLLDPTNTWLSLTMAIGGCAIALLTGGWFHRQLGGHTGDTYGAVVEWTEALFLCLLTLILH, encoded by the coding sequence ATGAAATATTTCACTGGACAACAATTTAGGCAATGGGGACGTCAACTTTTCCGTTCTTTGAGTAGTGCTGTAACTTTTTATACTATTCTCCCCCTACCAGCTAGCTGGGGAATGGAGTTTCGGGGCATTGCCCGTTGGGCCCCGATGATCGGATTGCTGATTGGGGGGATACTTGTAATATTAGACATCTTATTGCAACAGTTAGGGATGCCAGCACTCACTCGCTCTGCTGTAGTTGTGGTCAGCTGGGTTGCCCTGACTGGAGGATTACACTTAGATGGGGTGATAGACGCAGCTGATGGTTTAGCAGTTCCAGATCCCCAGCGCCGTTTAGATGTGATGGCAGATAGTGCTACAGGAGCGTTTGGGGCAATGGCAGCTTGTACTCTATTTTTGCTAAAAACTGCTGCCCTAACTGATATCGGGGCTTATCAGTGGGCAGCTTTGATGGGAGCAGCTGCTTGGGGACGCTGGGGACAAGTAGTAGCGATCGCATTTTATCCCTATCTCAAACCCACCGGTAAAGGGGCATTTCACAAACCATGGATACGTATTCCCCAAGATATTCTCTTGGGATTATTCGTTGTCTTAAGTTTATCTCTAGTGCCAGTGTTGCTAGATCCGACAAATACTTGGTTATCCTTAACCATGGCCATTGGAGGATGTGCGATCGCTCTACTGACTGGCGGCTGGTTTCACCGCCAGCTAGGGGGACATACTGGAGACACTTACGGAGCAGTGGTGGAATGGACAGAAGCCTTGTTTCTGTGCTTACTGACCCTCATCCTTCACTAG